AAGCGAACTGGCTGAAGTGATTACAGGTTTGCGGCCTTGCACGGGAAGTATCAAAATTAACGGTGAAGAAGTTGCCAACCAGCCACCCAGTAAAGCCATCAAGAGTGGTGTTTCGCATATCCCTGAAGACCGCACCAAAGTTGGCACCGCGCCGAATCTGACGATCACCGAAAACACGATTATGAAGAACTATGGTGAAGCGCCGATTGGCAACGGTTGGAGCATCAACTTCACCGAGGCGCGTGAATATGCGCGTGGTCTGAAAAAAGCCTACGATATTCTGGCCCCCAGTGTGCGCACGATGGCCCGCAAACTTTCAGGCGGCAATCTCCAAAAGGTGATCCTGGCGCGCGAGATTTCATCCAGCCCCAAGATGATGGTCGCGGTTCAACCCACGCGCGGCCTGGATGTTGGCGCTATCGAGGCCATTCAGACCTTGTTGCTCGATCAGCGCGAAAGGGGAACCGCCATTTTACTGGTTTCGGAAGAATTAGAAGAATTGCTCTCTTTGAGCGATCGCATTGCCGTGATTTATGAGGGTGAAATCATGGGAATAGTCGATGCTGAAGGAGCGGATATTAATGAGCTTGGTTTGATGATGACAGGCACAAAACGGAGCGCGCAATGAACCTTCCATTTTCCATTCGCTTTGAAAAGCGCACAGACGATGTGCCCAAATGGTTGCCAGCCGCGACCGCAATTGGTTCTGTGGTAATTGCTTTTCTGATCTCTGGTATTGTTTTGGCGTTCATCGGCGGCGAACCGTTGCGGGTTTTAAAATTCTTTTTTGAAGCGACGTTTGGCAATTGGGCAGTTTTCTCCGATACAATGGTCAAAGCTACCCCGCTGATTATGATCGGCCTGGCATGTGCTGTGGCTTTTAAAATGAAGTTGTGGAATATCGGCGCGGAAGGCCAATTCTATGCAGGCGCGTTTTTCGCAAGCCTGGTTGTTTTAGTGCCGCTAGTGCCACCTGATGCGCCTAAGGTCATCACATTGGGGGCAATGGTTGTGATGGGCATGATCGGTGGCGCTATTTGGGGATTTTTCCCTGGATTCTTGAAAGCCCGTTACAACGTCAACGAAATCATCACCACGTTAATGCTCAACTATGTGGCAATTTTCTGGAATAATTTCTGGATTTTTGATAAATGGAGCGATGCCGGTTTTCAGATGACGCCAACCTTCCCGAAAACGGCCTGGT
This genomic stretch from Chloroflexota bacterium harbors:
- a CDS encoding ABC transporter permease; the protein is MNLPFSIRFEKRTDDVPKWLPAATAIGSVVIAFLISGIVLAFIGGEPLRVLKFFFEATFGNWAVFSDTMVKATPLIMIGLACAVAFKMKLWNIGAEGQFYAGAFFASLVVLVPLVPPDAPKVITLGAMVVMGMIGGAIWGFFPGFLKARYNVNEIITTLMLNYVAIFWNNFWIFDKWSDAGFQMTPTFPKTAWLPRLADLAREYPVFSGITLHVGVIFGLIAAVVMWWVFKRSRWGYEINLIGDNPEAARYAGLNITRNIILVMMVSGALAGLAGMSEISGVVHRLQEKISAGYGFTGIIVAWLAKLNPFAVIIVSILFGALIVAGREIQPAGLAYLLQGIILFMVISSDVLLRYQVRIVRKEQETV